Proteins from a single region of Streptomyces sp. HUAS 15-9:
- a CDS encoding AurF N-oxygenase family protein yields MTTLTEADAVEGLRDALGLLKDREQVAERLLVSSAKHSFDPDKELDWDAPFEEGKWFWPPELVSLYDTPLWKRMSEEQRILLSQHESAALASLGIWFEIILMQLLVRHIYDKAATSAHVRYALTEIEDECRHSKMFARLISRGDAPWYPVSPAHLTLGRVFKTISTTPGSFTATLLGEEVLDWMQRLTFPDERIQPLIRGVTRIHVVEEARHVRYAREELRRQMLAAPRWSQEFTRVTSGEFARVFSVAFVNPEVYTNVGLDKREAMAQVKASAHRREVMQTGARRLTDFLDDIGVLRGVGRRLWKSSGLLA; encoded by the coding sequence ATGACGACCCTGACGGAAGCCGACGCGGTCGAGGGTCTGCGCGACGCGCTGGGCCTGCTCAAGGACCGCGAGCAGGTGGCCGAGCGGCTGCTCGTCTCTTCCGCCAAGCACTCCTTCGACCCCGACAAGGAGCTGGACTGGGACGCGCCCTTCGAGGAGGGCAAGTGGTTCTGGCCACCGGAGCTGGTGTCGCTGTACGACACGCCGCTGTGGAAGCGGATGAGCGAGGAGCAGCGGATCCTGCTCTCCCAGCACGAGTCGGCGGCGCTGGCCTCGCTGGGCATCTGGTTCGAGATCATCCTGATGCAGCTGCTGGTACGGCACATCTACGACAAGGCGGCGACGAGCGCGCACGTCCGGTACGCGCTCACCGAGATCGAGGACGAGTGCCGGCACTCCAAGATGTTCGCCCGGCTGATCTCAAGGGGCGACGCGCCCTGGTACCCGGTGAGCCCGGCCCACCTGACGCTGGGCCGGGTCTTCAAGACGATCTCCACCACCCCGGGTTCCTTCACCGCCACGCTGCTCGGTGAGGAGGTCCTCGACTGGATGCAGCGGCTGACGTTCCCCGACGAGCGCATCCAGCCGCTCATCCGCGGGGTGACCCGTATCCACGTGGTCGAGGAGGCCCGTCACGTCCGCTACGCCCGCGAGGAGCTCCGCCGCCAGATGCTGGCGGCTCCCCGTTGGTCCCAGGAGTTCACCCGGGTCACGTCCGGCGAGTTCGCCCGCGTGTTCTCGGTGGCCTTCGTGAACCCCGAGGTCTACACCAACGTGGGCCTGGACAAGCGGGAGGCGATGGCCCAGGTGAAGGCCAGCGCCCACCGCCGCGAGGTGATGCAGACGGGAGCTAGGCGCCTGACCGACTTCCTGGACGACATCGGGGTGCTGCGAGGCGTCGGCCGACGCCTGTGGAAGTCCTCGGGGCTGCTGGCTTAG
- a CDS encoding sensor histidine kinase: MRMSLPQWAGTLAAKSAAFIAVMLCALAALLGILVHVSVTNQTVGQARDQALDRLADATRAYQAGDALLPGAGVDPAGLPEPLRTLAVAGDRGTMVAAHRGHPTMWAAGPADGERALAVEVDYSQQARTISALDRSILWSSALAIGVTLLIGAFAVTRVTRRLHGTARVARRISAGDLDARVNDPHTKDVARSHDEVAAVAAALDSMASSLQSKLQSEQRFTADVAHELRTPLTGLHAAAELLPPGRPTELVRDRVAALRTLTEDLLEISRLDTGRERLDLDTEELGALARRVVRASGTDTEVKVVRDVRVETDRRRLERVLGNLVANAHKHGRGPVVLTVDGPVVVVRDHGDGYPDYLVEHGPQRFRTEGGARGHGLGLTIALGQAEVLGARLTFANALDDGAVATLTLPSAPSAAGPVASEAT, from the coding sequence GCCGCGTTCATCGCGGTGATGCTCTGTGCGCTGGCCGCCCTGCTCGGCATCCTGGTGCACGTCTCGGTGACCAACCAGACCGTCGGCCAGGCCCGGGACCAGGCGCTGGACCGGCTGGCGGACGCGACCAGGGCGTACCAGGCCGGGGACGCGCTGCTGCCGGGCGCCGGGGTCGACCCCGCCGGGCTGCCGGAGCCGCTGCGGACGCTGGCGGTGGCCGGGGACCGGGGCACGATGGTCGCGGCCCATCGCGGGCACCCCACGATGTGGGCGGCGGGCCCCGCCGACGGCGAGCGGGCGCTGGCCGTCGAGGTCGACTACTCGCAGCAGGCCCGCACCATCTCCGCGCTCGACCGGTCGATCCTGTGGTCGTCGGCGCTGGCGATCGGGGTGACCCTGCTGATCGGCGCGTTCGCGGTGACCCGGGTGACCCGGCGGCTGCACGGCACGGCACGGGTGGCCCGGCGGATCAGCGCGGGCGACCTGGACGCGCGCGTGAACGACCCGCATACGAAGGACGTGGCACGCTCCCACGACGAGGTGGCCGCGGTCGCCGCCGCGCTGGACTCGATGGCGTCGTCGCTGCAGAGCAAGCTGCAGAGCGAGCAGCGGTTCACCGCGGACGTGGCGCACGAGCTGCGCACCCCGCTGACCGGGCTGCACGCGGCGGCCGAGCTGCTGCCGCCGGGCCGGCCGACGGAGCTGGTGCGGGACCGGGTGGCGGCGCTGCGCACGCTCACCGAGGACCTGCTGGAGATCTCCCGGCTCGACACCGGGCGGGAGCGGCTGGACCTGGACACGGAGGAGCTGGGCGCGCTGGCCCGGCGGGTGGTGCGGGCGTCGGGCACCGACACCGAGGTGAAGGTCGTACGCGACGTCCGGGTGGAGACCGACCGGCGCCGGCTGGAGCGGGTGCTCGGGAATCTCGTGGCGAACGCGCACAAGCACGGGCGGGGCCCGGTGGTGCTGACGGTGGACGGTCCGGTCGTGGTCGTACGGGACCACGGGGACGGTTATCCGGACTACCTGGTGGAGCACGGACCGCAGCGCTTCCGTACCGAGGGCGGGGCGAGGGGCCACGGTCTCGGGCTGACCATCGCGCTGGGCCAGGCGGAGGTGCTGGGCGCCCGGCTGACCTTCGCCAACGCCCTCGACGACGGCGCGGTGGCCACACTGACGCTGCCGTCGGCCCCGTCGGCGGCCGGTCCGGTGGCGTCCGAGGCGACGTGA
- a CDS encoding DUF3291 domain-containing protein, which translates to MTASTAAYELAQVNIARLKFPLDSPELKYFVDALDPVNAVADAADGFVWRLQSDTGNATDIPVLGDEWLVINMSVWRDTNALTAFMYQGQHRELLARRREWFERVNEAMATLWWVPAGHRPTVGEAEERLLHLRANGPTPYAFTLRTSFPARASAPVLGEVPQGLGCGV; encoded by the coding sequence ATGACCGCATCCACAGCCGCGTACGAACTCGCCCAGGTCAATATCGCCCGCCTCAAGTTCCCTTTGGATTCACCCGAGTTGAAGTACTTCGTCGATGCGCTCGACCCCGTGAACGCGGTGGCGGACGCCGCCGACGGGTTCGTGTGGCGCCTGCAGAGCGACACCGGCAACGCGACCGACATCCCCGTCCTCGGGGACGAGTGGCTGGTCATCAACATGTCGGTGTGGCGGGACACCAACGCGCTCACGGCGTTCATGTATCAGGGGCAGCACCGGGAGTTGCTGGCCCGGCGGCGGGAGTGGTTCGAGCGGGTGAACGAGGCCATGGCCACGCTGTGGTGGGTGCCGGCGGGGCATCGGCCCACGGTGGGGGAGGCGGAGGAGCGATTGCTGCATCTGCGCGCCAACGGCCCGACACCGTACGCCTTCACCCTCCGGACGTCGTTCCCGGCGAGGGCGTCGGCGCCGGTGCTCGGCGAGGTGCCGCAGGGGCTGGGCTGCGGTGTCTAG
- a CDS encoding Uma2 family endonuclease, translating into MSAARDYGLDDDYEWPRPPEGGWTADDLDELPNLPPHTELIDGSLVFVSPQTTFHSRAMRLLDNTLLDQVPDELDVIREMTIKLNKRNRPEPDVLVFRAGADTGPKQTWFRPEDVVIAVEVVSEDSEERDREVKPRKYAHAGIPHYWRVEENEGLPVVYVYELDPATQAYGLTGIFHDKLELTVPFPIEIDLTAINRRR; encoded by the coding sequence ATGAGCGCCGCACGTGACTACGGGCTGGACGACGACTACGAGTGGCCCCGCCCGCCGGAGGGCGGCTGGACGGCGGACGACCTCGACGAGCTTCCCAATCTTCCTCCGCACACGGAGCTGATCGACGGGAGTCTTGTCTTCGTGAGTCCGCAGACCACATTCCACTCACGTGCCATGCGCTTGCTGGACAACACTCTGCTGGATCAGGTGCCGGACGAGCTGGACGTCATCCGGGAGATGACCATCAAGCTCAACAAGCGCAACCGTCCGGAGCCCGACGTCCTCGTGTTCCGTGCGGGGGCCGACACCGGTCCGAAGCAGACCTGGTTCCGGCCGGAGGACGTCGTGATCGCTGTCGAGGTCGTGTCGGAGGATTCGGAGGAGCGGGACCGGGAGGTCAAGCCGCGGAAGTACGCGCACGCGGGCATTCCGCACTACTGGCGCGTCGAGGAGAACGAGGGTCTTCCGGTGGTCTACGTCTACGAACTCGACCCCGCGACCCAGGCCTACGGCCTGACCGGAATCTTCCACGACAAGCTTGAGCTGACCGTCCCGTTCCCCATCGAGATCGATCTCACCGCGATCAACCGCCGCCGCTAG
- a CDS encoding TetR/AcrR family transcriptional regulator, with protein MTPSATTPAYRRLSVEERRRQLLDTALSLFAHRAPEDVSLDDVAEAAGVSRPLVYRYFPGGKQQLYEAALRSAADELQQCFDEARQGPLLPRLARALDRYLTFVDEHDAGFSALLQGGSVVETSRTTAIVDGVRRAAAEHILSHLGVTAPGPRLRMTVRMWITAVEAASLIWLDEDKQPPADDLRDWLVEQFVAVLTVTAGRDPQTAALVAALSADG; from the coding sequence ATGACCCCGTCGGCAACCACCCCCGCCTACCGTCGCCTCAGCGTCGAGGAGCGGCGGCGCCAGCTGCTCGACACGGCGCTCTCGCTCTTCGCGCACCGCGCCCCGGAGGACGTGTCGCTGGACGATGTGGCGGAGGCGGCCGGGGTCTCGCGGCCGCTGGTCTACCGGTACTTCCCGGGCGGCAAGCAGCAGCTGTACGAGGCCGCGCTCAGGTCCGCCGCCGACGAGCTCCAGCAGTGCTTCGACGAGGCCCGCCAGGGCCCCCTCCTCCCCCGCCTCGCCCGCGCCCTGGACCGCTACCTCACCTTCGTCGACGAGCACGACGCCGGCTTCAGCGCGCTGCTCCAGGGCGGCAGCGTGGTCGAGACCTCGCGGACCACCGCCATCGTGGACGGTGTGCGCAGGGCCGCCGCCGAGCACATCCTCAGCCACCTCGGCGTCACGGCCCCGGGCCCGCGTCTGCGCATGACCGTGCGGATGTGGATCACGGCCGTGGAGGCGGCCTCCCTGATCTGGCTTGACGAGGACAAGCAGCCCCCCGCCGACGACCTCCGCGACTGGCTGGTCGAGCAGTTCGTGGCCGTCCTGACGGTCACCGCCGGCCGCGACCCGCAGACGGCCGCGCTCGTCGCGGCGCTGTCGGCGGATGGCTGA
- a CDS encoding C40 family peptidase produces the protein MSERFLRLACTAAVAAQAMLAPVPAAAAPGPQRPVSQLLTDLQRLYRQAEEATETYNATGERLKKQRARVERLDDELARARLALLGSRSAAGRLARQQYQGSTGISSYVRLLLADDPQHALDAGHVIGQLSRERAETVGRLVGSEKKKEDLAREARKALDRQLSLAERQKKQRDDVRKRLDDVEEMLASLSRDQLAALAEFERVGIAGAQRKVMASGALSSVRAPSKQGDEAVRYAVAQLGKPYQWGAVGPAAYDCSGLTSQAWEHAGTPIPRTSQEQWAQLRHVPLRELRPGDLVVYFPQATHVALYLGDGKVVQAPRPGAKVKVSPIAANPVLGAVRPDPGGEPLPRYSPPRLPRGALKGADQGYAPAAAPATAAR, from the coding sequence GTGTCAGAAAGGTTTCTGCGCCTGGCTTGCACGGCCGCTGTGGCGGCCCAGGCCATGCTCGCGCCCGTCCCCGCGGCGGCCGCGCCCGGCCCGCAGCGCCCGGTGTCCCAGCTGCTGACGGACCTTCAGCGGCTGTACCGGCAGGCCGAAGAGGCCACCGAGACCTACAACGCCACCGGGGAGAGGCTGAAGAAACAGCGCGCCCGGGTGGAGCGGCTGGACGACGAACTAGCCCGTGCCCGGCTCGCCCTGCTCGGCAGCCGCAGCGCGGCCGGACGGCTGGCCCGGCAGCAGTACCAGGGCAGCACCGGGATCTCCTCGTACGTACGTCTCCTGCTCGCCGACGACCCGCAGCACGCGCTCGACGCGGGACATGTGATCGGGCAGTTGTCACGGGAACGGGCCGAGACGGTGGGGCGGCTCGTGGGGAGCGAGAAGAAGAAGGAGGACCTGGCGCGGGAGGCCCGCAAGGCCCTCGACAGACAACTCAGCCTCGCCGAGCGGCAGAAGAAGCAGCGGGACGACGTGCGCAAGCGGCTCGACGACGTCGAGGAGATGCTCGCCTCGCTCAGCCGCGACCAGCTCGCCGCGCTCGCCGAGTTCGAGCGCGTCGGGATCGCGGGCGCGCAGCGGAAGGTCATGGCGTCCGGTGCCCTCAGCAGCGTGCGGGCCCCGTCGAAGCAGGGCGACGAGGCCGTTCGCTATGCGGTGGCCCAGCTCGGCAAGCCGTACCAGTGGGGTGCGGTGGGCCCGGCGGCGTACGACTGCTCGGGGCTGACCTCCCAGGCCTGGGAGCACGCCGGGACGCCCATCCCGCGGACCAGCCAGGAGCAGTGGGCCCAGCTGCGGCACGTTCCGCTGCGCGAGCTGCGGCCCGGTGACCTCGTCGTGTACTTCCCGCAGGCCACGCACGTCGCCCTCTACCTCGGCGACGGCAAGGTCGTACAGGCACCGCGGCCCGGCGCCAAGGTCAAGGTGTCACCGATCGCGGCCAACCCGGTGCTCGGCGCCGTACGCCCCGACCCGGGCGGGGAGCCCCTGCCGCGCTACTCGCCGCCGAGGCTCCCCCGCGGTGCCCTGAAGGGCGCCGACCAGGGTTACGCCCCGGCCGCCGCTCCGGCCACGGCGGCGAGGTAG
- a CDS encoding ferritin-like domain-containing protein, with protein sequence MPTNDLYAKHPGDPHWQVPATGAARFSWEYDEGRDRLLALYQKGKDKQWDGQRRIDWHLEVDPYDPLGTPDEAMSLYGSKYWPKLTDKDKGDLRQHYASWQFSQFLHGEQGAMICAARIVESVPDLDAKFYSATQTMDEARHAEIYGRFLHEKIGMLYPINDNLQSLLGDTLRDSRWDMPYLGMQVLIEGLALAAFGMIRDTTDKPLPKQILAYVMQDEARHVAFGRMALRDYYKQLTDAELREREEFVIEGCYLMRDRLRGVEVLENFGIPKAEAEELSERSEFLQLFRKLLFSRIVPCVKDIGLWGERLQRAYVDMGVLEMGDSNLDLLMAQDEEIAEHLDAERFAVEERERVAEVEEAIDEGQRLIG encoded by the coding sequence ATGCCGACCAACGACCTGTACGCCAAGCACCCGGGAGACCCCCACTGGCAGGTGCCCGCGACCGGAGCGGCCCGGTTCAGCTGGGAGTACGACGAAGGACGTGACCGTCTGCTCGCCCTTTACCAGAAGGGCAAGGACAAGCAGTGGGACGGACAGAGGCGGATCGACTGGCACCTTGAGGTCGACCCGTACGACCCGCTCGGCACCCCCGACGAGGCGATGTCCCTCTACGGCAGCAAGTACTGGCCGAAACTCACCGACAAGGACAAGGGCGACCTGCGGCAGCACTACGCCTCCTGGCAGTTCAGCCAGTTCCTGCACGGCGAGCAGGGCGCGATGATCTGCGCGGCACGCATCGTGGAGTCCGTCCCCGACCTGGACGCCAAGTTCTACTCCGCGACCCAGACCATGGACGAGGCCCGGCACGCCGAGATCTACGGCCGCTTCCTGCACGAGAAGATCGGGATGCTCTACCCGATCAACGACAACCTCCAGTCCCTGCTCGGCGACACCCTCCGCGACAGCCGCTGGGACATGCCCTACCTGGGCATGCAGGTCCTCATCGAGGGGCTCGCGCTGGCCGCCTTCGGTATGATCCGGGACACCACGGACAAGCCCCTGCCCAAGCAGATCCTGGCCTACGTCATGCAGGACGAGGCCCGGCACGTGGCCTTCGGCCGCATGGCGCTGCGCGACTACTACAAGCAGCTCACCGACGCCGAACTCCGTGAACGCGAGGAGTTCGTCATCGAGGGCTGCTATCTGATGCGCGACCGGCTGCGCGGGGTCGAGGTCCTGGAGAACTTCGGCATCCCGAAGGCGGAGGCCGAGGAGCTCAGCGAGCGCTCCGAGTTCCTCCAGCTCTTCCGCAAGCTGCTGTTCAGCCGCATCGTGCCCTGCGTGAAGGACATCGGCCTGTGGGGCGAGCGCCTGCAGCGGGCCTATGTCGACATGGGCGTGCTGGAGATGGGCGACTCCAACCTGGACCTGCTGATGGCCCAGGACGAGGAGATAGCCGAACACCTGGACGCGGAGCGCTTCGCCGTGGAGGAGCGGGAACGGGTGGCGGAGGTGGAGGAGGCGATCGACGAGGGTCAACGCCTCATCGGTTGA
- a CDS encoding FtsW/RodA/SpoVE family cell cycle protein has protein sequence MTKAGTTVAARQAPASDVRLPRRRGIELALIVLAVLLSVYGYCDVGLAKTGTVPPGALGYGAGLGVLALLAHIAVRVRAPYADPLPLPIGVLLNGLGLVLIYRLDLETPGDRAAPAQLVWSTLGVALFIVVVLLLRDHRVLQRYAYVSVVTALALLMVPILFPAVNGAHIWILFAGFSIQPGEFAKVLLAVFFAAYLAANRNALAYAGRRIWFVQLPTGRVLGPVLAIWLISVGVLVLERDLGTSLLFFGLFVVLLYVATGRTGWIAVGLLLAVLGAVAVGWLEPHVHSRVQDWQHPFATIEAGLGPNQLAQSLFAFAAGGVLGAGLGLGHSILIGFAAKSDFILATAGEELGLAGLSAIFILYGLLVERGYRAGLALRDPFGRLLALGLASIVALQVFVIAGGVTGLIPLTGMAMPFLAQGGSSVVTNWTIVALLIRVSDSARSQYDGRVAP, from the coding sequence ATGACGAAGGCCGGAACCACCGTGGCGGCGAGGCAGGCCCCCGCGTCCGATGTACGTCTCCCCCGGCGCCGTGGCATCGAACTCGCCCTGATCGTGCTGGCCGTACTGCTGTCCGTGTACGGCTACTGCGATGTCGGCCTGGCGAAGACCGGCACCGTCCCGCCCGGTGCCCTCGGCTACGGCGCCGGGCTCGGCGTGCTCGCCCTGCTCGCACACATCGCGGTCCGCGTCCGGGCCCCGTACGCCGATCCCCTCCCGCTGCCCATCGGCGTGCTGCTCAACGGCCTCGGTCTGGTCCTCATCTACCGGCTCGACCTGGAGACACCCGGCGACCGGGCCGCCCCCGCCCAACTCGTCTGGTCCACGCTCGGGGTGGCGCTGTTCATCGTGGTGGTGCTGCTGCTGCGCGACCACCGGGTGCTCCAGCGCTACGCGTACGTCAGCGTGGTCACCGCCCTCGCCCTGCTCATGGTGCCGATTCTCTTCCCGGCCGTGAACGGCGCCCACATCTGGATCCTGTTCGCCGGATTCTCCATCCAGCCGGGCGAGTTCGCGAAGGTGCTCCTCGCGGTGTTCTTCGCCGCGTACCTGGCGGCCAACCGCAACGCGCTCGCCTACGCCGGCCGCCGGATCTGGTTCGTGCAACTGCCCACCGGGCGGGTCCTCGGCCCGGTCCTCGCCATCTGGCTGATCAGCGTGGGCGTCCTGGTCCTGGAGCGGGACCTCGGCACCTCGCTGCTCTTCTTCGGCCTGTTCGTCGTGCTGCTGTACGTGGCCACCGGCCGCACCGGCTGGATCGCGGTCGGCCTGCTGCTCGCGGTGCTCGGCGCGGTCGCCGTCGGCTGGCTGGAACCGCATGTGCACAGCAGGGTCCAGGACTGGCAGCACCCGTTCGCCACGATCGAGGCGGGCCTCGGCCCCAACCAGCTCGCCCAGTCCCTGTTCGCCTTCGCGGCGGGCGGGGTCCTCGGCGCCGGGCTCGGCCTCGGCCACTCCATCCTGATCGGCTTCGCGGCCAAGTCGGACTTCATCCTGGCGACGGCCGGAGAGGAGCTGGGCCTGGCCGGCCTGTCGGCGATCTTCATCCTCTACGGGCTCCTCGTGGAGCGCGGCTACCGGGCCGGGCTCGCGCTGCGCGATCCCTTCGGCCGGCTGCTCGCCCTCGGCCTCGCCTCGATCGTGGCGCTCCAGGTGTTCGTGATCGCGGGCGGGGTGACCGGGCTGATCCCGCTGACCGGCATGGCGATGCCGTTCCTGGCGCAGGGCGGCTCCTCCGTGGTCACCAACTGGACGATCGTGGCCCTGCTGATCCGGGTGAGCGACTCGGCCCGCAGCCAGTACGACGGCCGGGTGGCCCCGTGA
- a CDS encoding penicillin-binding transpeptidase domain-containing protein produces MTKYMRHAAAFCALLMVALLVNAARVQVVQAPSYDGNAANRRSAIARYGQPRGDILVDGIPVTGSKDTGEQLRHERTYRNGPLYAPVTGFASQVYGTTFLEHAEDGILSGTDPMLSPFPLWNDVTRARNRPGDVVTTLNRAAQEAAYRGLGARKGAVAAVEPSTGRILALVSTPSYDPAELSGNGDRVTSAWARLNDDPEQPMLNRAVRQTYPPGSTFKVVTAAAALDAGTVSDLDAPTDSPDPYRLPGTRTRLTNESDDCEDTSVRTAFEWSCNTVFAKLGVDVGLEAMASTAQAFGFNDTGLRIPFSVAPSTFDTQVDKAQLALSSIGQYNTRATPLQMAMVAAAVANGGQVRTPYLVERTVRKGGETVATTGSRPIRQAMNPATAVRMRELMTDVVREGTGANAAIPGATVGGKTGTAQHGIGNSGVPYAWFVSWAQRDDQLEPRVAVAVVVEDAAADRGDISGGGDAAPIAKAVMRAVLDS; encoded by the coding sequence GTGACCAAGTACATGCGGCACGCAGCCGCGTTCTGCGCCCTGCTGATGGTGGCGCTGCTCGTCAACGCCGCCCGCGTCCAGGTCGTCCAGGCTCCCTCCTACGACGGGAACGCGGCCAACCGCCGCTCCGCGATCGCCCGTTACGGCCAGCCGCGCGGCGACATCCTGGTCGACGGCATCCCGGTCACCGGTTCCAAGGACACCGGCGAGCAGCTCCGCCACGAACGGACGTACCGGAACGGGCCGTTGTACGCCCCGGTGACCGGCTTCGCCTCGCAGGTGTACGGCACGACGTTCCTGGAGCACGCCGAGGACGGCATCCTGTCCGGCACCGACCCGATGCTGTCGCCGTTCCCCCTGTGGAACGACGTCACGCGCGCGCGGAACCGGCCCGGCGACGTCGTCACGACGCTCAACCGGGCCGCGCAGGAGGCGGCTTACCGGGGGCTCGGCGCGCGCAAGGGCGCGGTGGCGGCCGTCGAGCCGTCGACCGGCCGGATCCTGGCGCTGGTCTCCACCCCCTCGTACGACCCCGCCGAGCTGTCCGGGAACGGCGACCGGGTGACCTCGGCCTGGGCGCGGCTCAACGACGACCCGGAGCAGCCGATGCTCAACCGGGCCGTACGGCAGACCTATCCGCCGGGTTCCACCTTCAAGGTGGTCACCGCGGCGGCGGCGCTGGACGCGGGGACCGTCAGCGACCTGGACGCGCCCACCGACTCCCCCGACCCCTACAGGCTGCCCGGTACGAGGACGCGTCTGACGAACGAGTCCGACGACTGCGAGGACACCTCGGTGCGGACCGCGTTCGAGTGGTCGTGCAACACGGTGTTCGCGAAGCTGGGCGTGGACGTGGGGCTCGAGGCCATGGCCTCGACGGCCCAGGCCTTCGGCTTCAACGACACCGGCCTGAGGATCCCCTTCTCGGTCGCGCCGAGCACGTTCGACACCCAGGTGGACAAGGCGCAGTTGGCCCTGTCCTCCATCGGCCAGTACAACACGCGGGCCACGCCGCTCCAGATGGCGATGGTCGCGGCGGCCGTCGCCAACGGCGGGCAGGTGCGGACGCCGTATCTGGTGGAGCGGACCGTCCGCAAGGGCGGCGAGACGGTCGCGACGACCGGTTCCCGTCCGATCCGCCAGGCGATGAACCCGGCGACGGCCGTGCGGATGCGGGAGTTGATGACCGACGTGGTGCGGGAGGGCACCGGCGCCAATGCCGCGATCCCCGGTGCCACGGTCGGCGGCAAGACGGGCACCGCCCAGCACGGCATCGGCAACTCCGGTGTGCCGTACGCCTGGTTCGTGTCGTGGGCGCAGCGCGACGACCAGCTGGAGCCGAGGGTGGCGGTGGCCGTGGTGGTGGAGGACGCGGCGGCGGACCGCGGGGACATCAGCGGGGGCGGGGACGCGGCACCGATCGCCAAGGCGGTGATGAGGGCGGTTCTCGACTCGTGA